GACGGCGATGGCCTGCATCGTGCTGCAAATGCCCAACAACTATTTGCCGATCTTCCAGCGATAGGCGCTCATGTCTCGTCTCTGTCTACCTTTTTTTACGGTCATCCTGGCCGCCGCTCCGCAGTTGGTCTTGGCCCAACGGACGCTGCTTGAGCTTGGGCAAGTTCGCCGTGACGCTCAACTTACTGCGATCGATGGAGACCAGTGGATTTTCGCGATCGACGGCGAAAAGGAGACGATCGCTAGTTCGAAAATCATCTGCTTTGGGGCGCCGGCGGCCGTTGTGAAAACGCCGCTGATCGTGCTGCATGGCGGAGGGCGAATCGTGCTGCAAGATATCGCGCTAGCACGACGCGAACTGGTCGGGTTTCCGACCAAAGCATTTGACGAGGTGAAGCTGCCGCTGCGGCTCATTCGCGGCATCGCTTTTCGGCTGCCGCTGGACGAAGTAAAACGGCAATCCTTGTTTGATCGTATCAACAACTATACAGGCATCGATGATCAGTTGCTGCTCGAAAACGGCGATGTGATCTCGGGTCTCGTCGCGTCGGTCAAATCGGAATCGATTCAGCTAGAAACGTCGACCGATTCGTTAGCGGTCGATCGGACGCGGGTTGCGGCGATCTTGTTTGCTCCGAATCTGACGCCCAACTCGGGAGTGTCCATGGATAGCTGGATCGGAATGAGCGACGGCTCGTTGCTGCCGGTTCGCAAGCTGGCGCTCTCCGCGAAAAGCATGTCGGCTGAAGTGGCCCGCGATGTCGTCCTGCAATCGATTCCCGGGGCCCGCTTGCAGCGAGATTTGGTTTACGCCGCTCCGATCTCGAAGCAGGTGATGTATCTCTCGGATATGCCGCAGCTTCAAGACAAGCAGATTTCGTTTCTGACGACGCAGTGGAGTTTCCAACGCGACCGAAACGTCATGGGGGGGGAACTGGCTGTAGAGGGAGTCGTCTATCGCAAAGGGCTGGGCGTGCATAGCACATCGCGGTTGGCGGCTCCGGTTCCGCAAGGATTTCAGCGATTTGCGGCCGAGATCGCCGTCGATGGAACAGCGGGAGACGAAGGGAGCGTTCGCTTTCGCGTCTATCTGGCCGGCGCCGACGGCGCTTGGAAATCGGCCTATCAAAGCGAGATCATCCGCGGCGGCATGCCGCCAGAGCCGATCGACGTACCGCTAGATGGCGCGACCGCAATCGCATTGATGGTTGATTTTGCGGATCGTGGCGATGTAAAAGATCGGGCCGATTGGCTATCGGCCCGCTTTGAGAAATAGGGGAGTCTGTTCAGCGCTTGTTGGCGGGGATCAGAAAACTCATGTGATGCTGGCAGTGCCAGAGATGGAACTTGCGCCATTCCTCTGTGGTTAACTTGCCAAAGATCGGCGACTCGACGAACTCGACGTTCTCGTCACTGATCCTGGCGATGGCTTGCTCTAGTTCGGCCAAGCGGATTTCATCGTCGGCGTTTGCGGATGGAAGGGTTGATTTGGGCGCGCTGGCCTTCATTTTGATGACGCCCCCCTTCAAGATTGTCGGCAGCACCAACATGCGGATCAACGGCTTCGCGATCGGCATCCAGAAGGGCGCCGGATCTTTGAATCCGTCGATCGATTGATCCATGCCGGCGGCGAGATGCTGGCAGATTTGTCCCAGATTCCATTGGCCGACATGGTGATAACCAACCACGGTCAGCCGGCGACATTCGTCAATCACATCCGTCAAGTTCTCAAAGACTACCTCGCGACGTTTCGTCGTCCCGACGTCGTCGCTTCCGCTGTTTCTCACAATCATGCTCCCCATCCTTTTCTTAAGGATCCGCGCGCGATCATTTAGTGCATAAAAACCAAAAAAAAGGCCGATGTCGCACTGCTGCGACATCGGCCTCTTCTCGAATCTCGTATTGTAGATCTACTTAGCGAGTTCCGGTTCGCTAAGAGATTATTTCATCTTCTTGTGGGGTGTTCGTGTCAGGGCGTTGACCCCGCAGCACGCTATTCCCCTCAAACAACTTTTGCTCATCAATGGGGGTGGGATTCAGCCAGTCCGCCTCGTTGAATTGTCCGCTTTGATTATAGGCGTCAATAGCGTTCTTATAACAAGTTAACTGAACATCTTGCTCGGCGATACCCTGACTAAGCATCAAATTCGCGGTTTTAGTCACAGCGAGAGGGTCCGATATGCCCCAGTCGGCGGATGAATCGACAATGATTCGATCCGAACCGTATTGTTTGACGATTTCGACCATCCGTTGGTTCCCCATCTTCGTTTTCGGATAGATGGTGAACGCCGCCCAATAGCCGCGATCGAGGACCTCTTTGGCGGTTTCTTCATTGTTATGGTCGATTACAACCATATGCGGCGCGACTCCATGCTCTTCGATAATATCCATACTACGATAGGTCCCCCGCTTTTTATTGCGGTGGGGCGTATGAATCATCACCGGCAACTCCAGTTCTTTCGCCAGGTCCAATTGAACGCGAAGCGCTCGTTCTTCGGCGGCGGTCATATCGTCAAAGCCGATTTCGCCCACTGCGACCACGTTTTCTTTGGCGAGAAATAACGGCAGCATGTCGAGCACTTCTTCGGCCAGCCGCTCGTTGTTCGCTTCTTTGGCGTTCAAGCCGATCGTGCAATAGTGTTTGATCCCAAACTGCGCGGCCCGAAAACGCTCGAACCCGACCAGGCTCGAAAAGTAGTCATGGTAAGAGCCGGCGTTGCTCCGCGGCTGACCAAGCCAAAACGCAGGCTCAATCACGGCGACGATGCCGGCTTCGGCCATTCGCTCGTAGTCATCAGTCGTACGCGACGAGCAGTGAATGTGGGGGTCGATGTACATGCTGTTCCCTTTTGATTAGTTCGCGTACGCGGCGGCGCAAACGCCGCTCCAGGTGAGCTTGCCTTGATCCAATTGCGACGCGAGTTGCGGTTTGGTTCGCAAGATTTCATCGGCTTCATCGGTGGCGCTGGCGGCAAGCGCAAGTGCGATCGCTGCTTGCTCCACTTCGGTCCCTGCGGCGAAGAGCGCCGCCATATCCTCTAGCGCCGTTGCATCGGCGAAAGGACCAACCATCCGCCATAGCTCTGGCGGAATCGGGCGAGCGGCGGCGCGACGCTCGTGAGCGTAGTCAATCAGCATTTCGGCCAGCGCTGGATTCACGCGGCGATCGATGCCGATCATCGGATCCAACTCGGCGCCGATGAACAACGCTTTCAAAACCATTTGATTCCAGGCCGCCTCCGAGAAATTCTCTTCCGGAAACGGATTATGGTGGGCGATCGCCGCAAAGATAAACTTGACGTTGGTTCGTAGCCCGTCGATCGCGCGGGGAACCAACAGTTCGGGATGCGGCAAGAGCGGCAGCGCCTGAAACAGCGCGACCGATTCGTTCAACTCGGCCGCATTGAACAGTTTTTCCAATCGCGCAAAGTAGGGCGCCGGATCTTCGCTGGGGATCGATAGCAGCAGCAAGGTTCTCGCCGCTTGACCCACGCTCCAGCGAGACGGATCCCAGCCGCTGCGCGCCTCTTGGGCCAAATCCAATTGCAAGGCCGAGGGCTCTAATGGTTGCTTGCCAACTTTTCGGGGCGCAAAGCCAAACGCCAGATAAAGCGCTGATTCATCGCCTGACTCGACGGCGGCGATCTGATGATCCAGCCATGCCAGGGGAGCGTCGGCGACGATCGGCTCTAGCCAACCGCGCAGCAGTTTGGCTGGGGTAGGGGGCGTTTTGTCTCGATTTTCGAAAAGCAAGGGAATTTGCCTTTAACAGCCGTTTATTGCTAACTAGTTTAGCCTAAGTCTTCGGCTCGACCGCTGCAAGAACGTGAGCCCCGTTTCGCCGCCGCGGTGAGCGGCTAACTGAGCAGCCGGGCCGCCTCTTTCGCGAAATACGTCAGTACTCCATCGGCGCCGGCCCGTTTGAAAGCCAGCAGACTTTCCAGCATGGTCTTGTCGCGATCGAGCCAACCGTTGGCCGCAGCGGCCGTCAGCATCGCGTATTCGCCGCTGACTTGATAGGCGAAGGTTGGCGCGCCGAATTCTTGCTTGATGCGATGCACGATATCAAGATACGGCATCCCCGGTTTGACCATCACCATGTCGGCCCCCTCGGCCAGGTCGAGCGCCACTTCGCGGATCGCTTCGTCGGTATTGGCCGGGTCCATTTGGTAGGTCTTCTTGTCGCCGCCGGCCAGATTGCCAGACGAGCCGACCGCTTCGCGAAAGGGGCCATAAAACGCCGATGCGTACTTGGCGGCGTAGGCCATGATCTGGACGTTCTCGTAGCTGGCTTCGTCCAACGCGCGTCGGATGGCGCCGATTCGACCATCCATCATGTCGCTGGGAGCAATAATGTCGCAGCCGGCCTTGGCCTGAACGACCGCCTGCTTGCAGAGCAGCTCGACCGTCTCGTCATTGACCACGTACCCATCGCGGACTAGCCCGTCGTGACCATGGCTTGAATAGGGATCGAGCGCCACATCACACAGGACGCCGATCCCCGGATGGGCCTGTTTGATCGCTCGAACCG
The nucleotide sequence above comes from Blastopirellula sp. J2-11. Encoded proteins:
- a CDS encoding EboA domain-containing protein; protein product: MLFENRDKTPPTPAKLLRGWLEPIVADAPLAWLDHQIAAVESGDESALYLAFGFAPRKVGKQPLEPSALQLDLAQEARSGWDPSRWSVGQAARTLLLLSIPSEDPAPYFARLEKLFNAAELNESVALFQALPLLPHPELLVPRAIDGLRTNVKFIFAAIAHHNPFPEENFSEAAWNQMVLKALFIGAELDPMIGIDRRVNPALAEMLIDYAHERRAAARPIPPELWRMVGPFADATALEDMAALFAAGTEVEQAAIALALAASATDEADEILRTKPQLASQLDQGKLTWSGVCAAAYAN
- a CDS encoding DUF1569 domain-containing protein; this encodes MIVRNSGSDDVGTTKRREVVFENLTDVIDECRRLTVVGYHHVGQWNLGQICQHLAAGMDQSIDGFKDPAPFWMPIAKPLIRMLVLPTILKGGVIKMKASAPKSTLPSANADDEIRLAELEQAIARISDENVEFVESPIFGKLTTEEWRKFHLWHCQHHMSFLIPANKR
- a CDS encoding NPCBM/NEW2 domain-containing protein, which translates into the protein MSRLCLPFFTVILAAAPQLVLAQRTLLELGQVRRDAQLTAIDGDQWIFAIDGEKETIASSKIICFGAPAAVVKTPLIVLHGGGRIVLQDIALARRELVGFPTKAFDEVKLPLRLIRGIAFRLPLDEVKRQSLFDRINNYTGIDDQLLLENGDVISGLVASVKSESIQLETSTDSLAVDRTRVAAILFAPNLTPNSGVSMDSWIGMSDGSLLPVRKLALSAKSMSAEVARDVVLQSIPGARLQRDLVYAAPISKQVMYLSDMPQLQDKQISFLTTQWSFQRDRNVMGGELAVEGVVYRKGLGVHSTSRLAAPVPQGFQRFAAEIAVDGTAGDEGSVRFRVYLAGADGAWKSAYQSEIIRGGMPPEPIDVPLDGATAIALMVDFADRGDVKDRADWLSARFEK
- a CDS encoding TatD family hydrolase; the protein is MYIDPHIHCSSRTTDDYERMAEAGIVAVIEPAFWLGQPRSNAGSYHDYFSSLVGFERFRAAQFGIKHYCTIGLNAKEANNERLAEEVLDMLPLFLAKENVVAVGEIGFDDMTAAEERALRVQLDLAKELELPVMIHTPHRNKKRGTYRSMDIIEEHGVAPHMVVIDHNNEETAKEVLDRGYWAAFTIYPKTKMGNQRMVEIVKQYGSDRIIVDSSADWGISDPLAVTKTANLMLSQGIAEQDVQLTCYKNAIDAYNQSGQFNEADWLNPTPIDEQKLFEGNSVLRGQRPDTNTPQEDEIIS
- the hemB gene encoding porphobilinogen synthase, encoding MTSPFARFPETRLRRNRRNEWSRRLVRENQLTVNDLIWPLFIQPGKGLRTPITSLPGVDRLSIDLLVEEVGQAVALGIPVIAIFPATPSELKTAEAEEAINPDNLVCQAVRAIKQAHPGIGVLCDVALDPYSSHGHDGLVRDGYVVNDETVELLCKQAVVQAKAGCDIIAPSDMMDGRIGAIRRALDEASYENVQIMAYAAKYASAFYGPFREAVGSSGNLAGGDKKTYQMDPANTDEAIREVALDLAEGADMVMVKPGMPYLDIVHRIKQEFGAPTFAYQVSGEYAMLTAAAANGWLDRDKTMLESLLAFKRAGADGVLTYFAKEAARLLS